Proteins encoded within one genomic window of Felis catus isolate Fca126 chromosome C1, F.catus_Fca126_mat1.0, whole genome shotgun sequence:
- the SESN2 gene encoding sestrin-2 isoform X2, translating into MSLGRVDNLAVVMGLHPDYLSSFWRLHYLLLHTDGPLASSWRHYIAIMAAARHQCSYLVGSHMAEFLQTGGDPEWLLGLHHAPEKLRKLSEINKLLAHRPWLITKEHIQALLKTGEHSWSLAELIQALVLLTHCHSLASFVFGCGILPEGDPEGSPAPQAPSPPSEQSSPPSRDPMNNSGGFEAARDVEALMERMRQLQESLLRDEGASQEEMESRFELEKSESLLVAPSADILEPSPHPDMLCFVEDPTFGYEDFTRRGAQAPPTFRAQDYTWEDHGYSLIQRLYPEGGQLLDEKFQAAYSLTYNTIAMHSGVDTSMLRRAIWNYIHCVFGIRYDDYDYGEVNQLLERNLKVYIKTVACYPEKTTRRMYNLFWRHFRHSEKVHVNLLLLEARMQAALLYALRAITRYMT; encoded by the exons ATGTCCTTGGGGCGAGTGGACAACCTGGCGGTGGTGATGGGCCTGCACCCTGACTACCTTAGCAGCTTTTGGCGTCTACACTACCTCCTGCTGCACACAGATGGGCCCCTGGCCAGCTCGTGGCGCCACTACATTGCCATCATG GCTGCCGCCCGCCACCAGTGTTCCTACCTGGTGGGGTCCCACATGGCTGAGTTTCTGCAGACTGGTGGTGACCCTGAGTGGCTGCTCGGTCTCCATCATGCCCCCGAGAAGCTGCGCAAGCTCAGCGAGATCAACAAGTTGCTGGCACACCGGCCGTGGCTCATCACCAAGGAGCACATCCAG gCCTTGCTGAAGACAGGCGAGCACAGCTGGTCTCTGGCGGAGCTCATCCAGGCCCTGGTCCTGCTCACCCACTGCCACTCGCTGGCCTCCTTTGTGTTTGGCTGCGGCATCCTCCCTGAGGGGGACCCAGAGGGCAGCCCTGCCCCCCAGGCACCTTCACCCCCCAGTGAGCAGAGCAGCCCCCCCAGCAGGGACCCAATGAACAACTCTGGG GGCTTCGAGGCTGCCCGAGACGTGGAAGCGTTGATGGAGCGCATGAGGCAGCTGCAGGAGAGCCTGTTACGGGATGAGGGAGCATCCCAGGAGGAGATGGAGAGCCGCTTTGAGCTGGAGAAGTCAGAGAGCCTTCTGGTGGCTCCCTCAG CTGACATCCTGGAGCCCTCTCCACACCCAGACATGCTGTGCTTTGTGGAGGACCCCACTTTTGGATATGAGGACTTTACCCGGCGAGGGGCTCAGGCACCCCCCACCTTCCGTGCCCAG GATTATACCTGGGAAGACCATGGCTATTCACTGATCCAACGGCTCTACCCTGAGGGTGGGCAGCTGTTGGATGAGAAGTTCCAGGCAGCTTATAGCCTCACCTACAACACCATTGCCATGCACAGTGGAGTAGACACCTCCATGCTCCGGAGGGCCATCTGGAATTACATCCACTGTGTCTTTGGTATCAG ATATGATGACTATGACTACGGGGAGGTGAACCAGCTCCTGGAACGGAACCTCAAGGTCTATATCAAGACGGTGGCCTGCTACCCAGAGAAGACCACCCGAAGAATGTACAACCTCTTCTGGAGGCACTTCCGCCATTCAGAGAAG GTCCACGTGAACTTGCTGCTCCTGGAGGCCCGCATGCAGGCTGCCCTTCTCTACGCCCTCCGTGCCATCACCCGCTACATGACCTGA